Genomic window (Phragmites australis chromosome 5, lpPhrAust1.1, whole genome shotgun sequence):
AAGGATTGAATTCCGTATAAATTTTGCAGAGAACCATCACAAATTTCTTCCAAAAACCCCAATTCTAAATGGATACGGTGCATTTTGCCAGGGCACGTGCAAAATTTTACATTCTAAAATCAAATCCGTAACAAATCCGAACCAGATATCACCAAATTGCCCTTGTTTATCGTCGCTACTCGctaatccttttttttctcgCTATTGGTACGGTAATACTATGTCTACTTAAAGAATTTACAAACAAATTCTAAAAGGCTAATGTGTCAGTGAATAAAGTCATCCTGCCGCGCTGCTGAACTTTGTGTCGCTGCCACGTCAGGATTGAGTAGGATTCAGCAAGTTTTTATGCAAGTGTAGCACTGCTCCTATTGATAACTCGTACTCTCGGCCTCACCTCACGGCCTGCTCTTTTGAGCCAAAGAGAAGCAGAtggcttcttgcctcctccaccctTATCCACCGGGGCTCCCTCACCCTCGCGCCAATCCCACTCCCGCCTCCCACCAACCCACCCGCCTCAAGTGGGGCCtctgccgccggcgccggcgccgccacctcctccggtGCCTCGCTGCCTCCGCGGTTACCTTGCAGAGGGAACTGATGCTGCCCAGTCCAGGAACCGCCCAGAACCCCGGCCCGGCGAACCCGCGTAACCTGTTCGACAGAATGCCTGAGAGGAGCGACGCGAAGATTGCGAGCGCGGCTAACCTGTTCGACGAAAAGCGTCGGACGAGCGGCAAGAACGCGAGCGTCGGACGTGGCCAGCCCAAGGGCGGCGAGAAGGGCGACAGCGCGGCGTTCGTGGCGCTGGCGCATGCCGGTAGGCACGCGGATGTCGTCGAACTCTTCTGCAGGACGCAGAGTGAGGGCGTCACTGTGAGCAGGTTCGTGCTGCCGAGCGTGCTCAGGGCCTGTTCCGGCCTGCGAGACAGCAGCATGCTCCGAGCCGTGCACGGCCTGGTCATCAAGTGCGCGCTGCGCCAACGCGTCGTCGTGGGTACTGCATTGGTCGATGGGTATGTTGATTTTGGATTGGTGGGTGATGCAAAGAAGGCGTTCGACGAGATAAGCGAGGCGAATGTTGTTTCTTGGAGTGTGATCATTGGCAGCTATGCCCGTTCTTCTCGCTGGGACGAAGTGTGGGATGCAGTCTGTGCCATGCAGCGCGCGGGCGTGCTTCCAAATGTTTCTGTTATTGTAATGGCAGTTCAGGCATGCGGCGCAGTAGGGTGCCTGGTCCGCGGGAAGCAGATGCACACCATGGCAGTTGTCCTCGGATTTGAAAGGAATGCCACCGTGTGGAACTGCCTCATTGACATGTACGGGAAATGTGGTGACATGGACAGTTGCAGGAGGGTATTTGACACAACGATCAGCAGGGATCAAGTGAGCTGGAATACGATCATCTCAAGTTATGTCCGTCTTGGTCTTTGCCAAGAGGCACTAGAGATGATTGTTCAAATGCAAGAGTCTGGTTTCACTATTGATCGTTTCACCCTTGGCAGCGGAGTTGCAGCATGTGCCCACTTGGCTGATATAGACAGTGGTCGTGCATTCCATGGTTATTTGATTAGAAGAGCATTAGATACTGATGTCATCCGGGGCAGCGCACTTGTTGACATGTATGGTAAATGCGGCTACATGGAACTTGCTCGATTGGTATTTCACAGGATGGATGAGAGGAATTATGTCTCATGGGATGCACTCTTGTCTGGGTTTGTTGAAAATGGGCTGGTTGATTCAGCACTTGACATTTTCAGACAAATGGAGTCCACAAATATAAAGCCTAACCAACATACCTTCGCTAACCTTCTGAGGCTCTGCGGTGATAGAAGGTATAAAGAATATGGAAGGCAAATTCATGGCTATGCCATTAAGGTCATAAACCAGATGAATGTAGTTCTGGAAACTGAGCTTATCGACATGTACGCAAAGTGTGGCTGCATTGAAGTGTCCCAGTTACTATTTCTCAGGATGAATGAGAGGAACTTGATATCATGGAACACACTGCTTTCAGGTTACGTAGGTGATGGACAACCAGTTGCCACA
Coding sequences:
- the LOC133919743 gene encoding pentatricopeptide repeat-containing protein At2g13600-like; translation: MASCLLHPYPPGLPHPRANPTPASHQPTRLKWGLCRRRRRRHLLRCLAASAVTLQRELMLPSPGTAQNPGPANPRNLFDRMPERSDAKIASAANLFDEKRRTSGKNASVGRGQPKGGEKGDSAAFVALAHAGRHADVVELFCRTQSEGVTVSRFVLPSVLRACSGLRDSSMLRAVHGLVIKCALRQRVVVGTALVDGYVDFGLVGDAKKAFDEISEANVVSWSVIIGSYARSSRWDEVWDAVCAMQRAGVLPNVSVIVMAVQACGAVGCLVRGKQMHTMAVVLGFERNATVWNCLIDMYGKCGDMDSCRRVFDTTISRDQVSWNTIISSYVRLGLCQEALEMIVQMQESGFTIDRFTLGSGVAACAHLADIDSGRAFHGYLIRRALDTDVIRGSALVDMYGKCGYMELARLVFHRMDERNYVSWDALLSGFVENGLVDSALDIFRQMESTNIKPNQHTFANLLRLCGDRRYKEYGRQIHGYAIKVINQMNVVLETELIDMYAKCGCIEVSQLLFLRMNERNLISWNTLLSGYVGDGQPVATINIYRQMERACVRPDHYTLAGLLNLCRFHGLSHYGRQIHARLIKIGSEMNVVLQTLLVHMYFKCRRWRDAHNVCTLIRERNSHVYEAFFKVYGDDYLI